In Callospermophilus lateralis isolate mCalLat2 chromosome 4, mCalLat2.hap1, whole genome shotgun sequence, one genomic interval encodes:
- the Neurod4 gene encoding neurogenic differentiation factor 4 yields the protein MAKTFVKSKEMGELVNTPSWMDKGLCSQNEMKEEERSSGTYGVLGSLAEEHDSIEEEEEEEEDGEKPKRRGPKKKKMTKARLERFRARRVKANARERTRMHGLNDALDNLRRVMPCYSKTQKLSKIETLRLARNYIWALSEVLETGQTPEGKGFVEMLCKGLSQPTSNLVAGCLQLGPQSVLLEKHEEKSPICDSTISVHNFNYQSPGLPSPPYGHMEAHLLHLKPQVFKSLGESSFGSHPPDCSTPPYEGPLTPPLSISGNFSLKQDGSPDLEKSYSFMSHYPSANLSSGHVHSAPFQAGTSRYDIPMDMSYDSYPHHSIGTQLNTIFTD from the coding sequence ATGGCAAAAACTTTTGTGAAATCCAAGGAGATGGGGGAGCTGGTCAACACACCATCCTGGATGGACAAAGGTCTGTGCTCTCAAAATgagatgaaggaggaggagagaagttcAGGTACTTATGGGGTGCTTGGCAGCTTAGCTGAAGAGCATGACAGTattgaagaagaagaggaggaggaagaagatggggaGAAACCTAAGAGAAGAGGtcccaagaaaaagaagatgacCAAAGCTCGCCTTGAGAGATTCAGGGCTCGAAGGGTCAAGGCCAATGCTAGAGAACGAACTCGAATGCATGGTCTGAACGATGCTCTGGATAACCTCAGAAGGGTCATGCCATGCTACTCTAAAACCCAAAAGCTTTCCAAGATAGAGACTCTTAGACTGGCCAGGAACTATATTTGGGCTTTGTCTGAAGTCTTAGAGACTGGCCAGACACCTGAAGGAAAGGGCTTTGTGGAGATGCTCTGTAAAGGACTCTCTCAGCCCACAAGCAACCTGGTGGCTGGATGCCTTCAACTGGGCCCTCAGTCGGTCCTCCTGGAGAAGCATGAGGAGAAGTCTCCTATTTGTGACTCTACCATCTCTGTCCATAATTTTAACTACCAGTCTCCGGGGCTCCCCAGCCCTCCTTACGGCCATATGGAAGCACATCTTCTTCATCTCAAGCCTCAAGTATTTAAGAGTTTGGGAGAATCATCCTTTGGGAGCCATCCACCTGACTGCAGTACACCTCCTTACGAGGGCCCACTCACTCCACCCCTGAGCATCAGTGGGAACTTCTCCTTGAAGCAAGATGGCTCTCCTGACCTGGAAAAATCCTACAGCTTCATGTCACATTATCCCTCTGCCAACCTCAGCTCAGGGCATGTGCATTCAGCTCCCTTTCAGGCTGGTACTTCTCGCTATGACATTCCCATGGACATGTCCTATGATTCCTACCCCCACCACAGTATTGGGACCCAACTCAATACAATATTCACTGATTAG